A window from Mya arenaria isolate MELC-2E11 chromosome 9, ASM2691426v1 encodes these proteins:
- the LOC128245394 gene encoding cholecystokinin receptor type A-like, translating to MASDTPVNTTAKIDLISLPSEQSHELLMAVIGILSFFCVLGTVGNFLVLYVYVRKRNKVASTVFIITLACTDFLTCVLIIPYTIVLEYMDYFIKYDFLCKCYMFLITSNVPFSAFIMMAIAVDRYFCICYPFTHFLTTRRAKLIITILASFAFVLGIITALNFGVNFRMSKLYTNETSLLAHQIRQKVSKQEHFDGIMFVPKSNWTYSEIVYPLNRTEISASDNITVSVLMYDGICKPNGLIFNHSFTETYQKIYSSFFVIVIVVVAIVYIMIYRFVSLRRALRRRMRYQHSGYSSCKDHAASYLNTRASITNGCVNTELETYSELEEQPKSENTEINRQMTIREKGLVANIRTAGMLFVVTAVFIIAFLPAWLMAHQVIPYNILIFYMYFFYNVANPIIYAFMNKTFRRDLKDVVECRLT from the coding sequence ATGGCTTCCGACACCCCAGTGAACACCACGGCTAAGATTGACCTTATCTCGCTACCGAGTGAACAAAGTCATGAACTGTTAATGGCCGTCATTGGAATATTATCCTTCTTTTGTGTTCTTGGAACCGTCGGTAATTTCCTCGTATTATATGTGTACGTCcgaaaaagaaacaaagtgGCGTCTACAGTTTTTATCATTACACTAGCGTGTACCGACTTTTTAACTTGCGTTCTTATCATCCCGTATACCATTGTCTTAGAATATATGGACTACTTCATAAAGTATGACTTTTTGTgcaagtgttatatgtttcttattaCTTCCAATGTGCCGTTTTCCGCTTTTATTATGATGGCTATAGCTGTAGACAGGTATTTCTGTATCTGTTATCCATTCACACACTTTCTGACTACACGAAGGGCAAAGCTCATAATAACGATTCTGGCAAGCTTTGCTTTTGTGCTTGGAATTATAACAGCTCTAAACTTCGGTGTGAATTTTAGAATGTCAAAACTGTATACGAATGAAACATCGCTTCTTGCACACCAAATACGGCAGAAAGTGTCAAAGCAAGAACATTTTGATGGAATTATGTTCGTGCCAAAAAGCAATTGGACTTATTCAGAAATCGTATATCCTCTTAATAGAACCGAAATATCAGCAAGTGACAATATAACGGTGTCTGTTTTGATGTACGACGGCATTTGCAAGCCAAATGGGCTGATATTCAATCATTCCTTCACTGAAACATACCAGAAAATATACTCTAGTTTTTTCGTTATTGTGATAGTGGTTGTGGCTATAGTGTACATAATGATATACAGATTTGTCTCGCTACGTCGCGCACTTCGACGACGCATGCGCTACCAACACAGCGGATATTCATCGTGTAAGGACCATGCCGCATCCTACCTGAACACGCGTGCCTCAATTACAAATGGCTGCGTCAATACCGAATTGGAGACATATAGTGAGCTAGAAGAACAACCAAAGTCCGAAAACACGGAAATTAACCGTCAAATGACAATTAGAGAGAAAGGTCTAGTTGCTAACATACGGACAGCCGGGATGTTATTTGTTGTAACTGCagtttttattattgcatttctACCAGCCTGGCTAATGGCCCATCAAGtcataccgtacaatatattgatattttatatgtattttttctacAACGTTGCCAATCCGATTATTTATGCCTttatgaacaaaacatttaGACGTGATTTAAAGGATGTTGTTGAATGCCGTTTGACGTGA